The stretch of DNA GTTTATACAAtattgttagataatattattatatattaatagtaagggtattttagacaattctagataattctattcttttatatatatattcattgtaaccctattaactgtggttttggttcattctatgttatgaagccctagagtggttgtttctcttcttcctcttgctttctcttttctttgttaacatggtatctagagcctatttcgatcctccttgaacgatcccgcctctattccgctgtcgagttcccaacaattaaggaatataattatagtttctcttttctaacattccaatattcagtgagattttttcgttaaaccgtgtcccaattctgctttaccctttctttgtagcttttcgtttatttttagtagatcagtaaaaaaaaaaaaattattagggttctataaacctttccacaaGCCATTAGGGTTTGACGCTCTAACCAACCGAGCTAAAAATAACAATGGGCggtaaagtttactttgagaatcattattatttgcatggttattgggggagtttgattgatcgttatgaagagatgattgagaattatcatcctaggatctaccgtagagaagagagagagactattttgatagaaaaggcaaccaccaaaagagaaaagagaaaagtaaccttgttcccgattttgttaaatcagtctcacaaaaacatctattgcgcattcgttaaccgttggatttggctgatttttggacagaaggttcacaacattcaggtcttcgtcttcaacggtcggatcggtaaaacgacgtctgtagggggagaaatcgtgttcgcacagcaccaggttatccctaatttattttgtctcagtgattgtgtttgtctcattatttgtatggctttgagagaaggtttggaggttcattgtgttgttttgaaaaatgggttttgtgttaatttgtatgttgggacttctttggttgaaatgtttgtgagaagtttggtttcttggactgctgttattgttgggtttgctaggtgtgggggtatgagtgaggccaggaagctttttgatgttatgcctgatagagatattgctgcttctaatgttatgatAATTCAACATTGATCATAAATGAATAGGAGTGTCTAACTAACAATTGACAATAAATACTGGTTAACAAACTTCCATATTCATCATAGTAAATCAAGATTCAAGGTGAAagtcacattcaaaataaaccAACAATAGAAATTCTTATCGATTGATTTCACATTTGTATCAAATTGGATACGAACACAAACCAATTACCCATTTAATCTCCCTTCTTCCTAAAAGAGCAGCCCTCTGTTAGTCTTGCTCGTCCACCATTTGGCTGGCACAGCACAGTCTGACAGTTACCGCATACGACAACAGTTTGAGAGTGGCTAAAGACAGTGGTTATATTGAAGCAACCCTGACATTTTACATCCATGAAGAAAGAGTTTGGTGACTGAACAAGTCGTTTGAGCTTGTGCTTCCTCTTCTCAAGCTCAGCTGGAGGGTTTAACAAATCAATATCATTCTGAAGAACCATGTTGGCAGAGGAAGTTGGAAGACCAGCGAAACCACTCTAAccaaaaaaaaccctaaaacgAAGTAGACGATATTGCtgcttctaatgttatgattgatgggtatgtgaaaatggggtgtatggatttggcgagggatttgtttgataagatgaaggataagaatattatttcttggactagtatggttcatggttattgtgaggatgatgatgttgtggcggctaggtttatatttgattgtatgcctgttaagaatgtgcttagttggaatgcgatgattaggggatattgtgagaatagacgaccgcacgatgcgttgaagttgttttgggaaatgaggggacgtttggatgtggaaatgaataaagtgacggttgtgagtgttcttcctgctgttgctgatttgagttctttggatttgggtgtttggattcatgggtttgtgcaaaggaaccgacttgatgaagatgttcatgtgtatgctttggttgatatgtatgcaaaatgtggggaaattggaaaagctaaattgctttttgaggagatgaatgaaaaagatacatcgtcgtggaatgctttgataaatggttatggtgtcaatggttgtgcgaaggaagcgttagaagtattcgcagcaatgttacgggaaggatttgaaccgaatgagataacaatgactagtgtgttatctgcttaccattgtggtttggtagaggaaggaagaagatgcttcaaagaaatggagagatttggaattgtgcctcagattgagcattatggttgtatgattgaccttctaggaagggttggatacttggatgaggctgaaaatttgatcttctgtgttgtcgctctgtctgttgcttcttctgtttgattgctaatctctctagtgatttgctttgttgcttctctctttgtttagtttggtttgatatgatttagttttgtttggttctatttggtttggtttgtttggatttggtttcgtggtgctacttctttggttgttcctatctgttgattttgatatggttgtttcgtggtgctacttctttggtggttcctatttgttgattttgatatggttgttgctccttggtttgtttggatttggtttcgtggtgctacttatttggttgttcctatctgttgattttgatatggttgtttcgtggtgctacttctttggttgttcctatctgttgattttgatatggttgttgctcctttttttggtcgctcctttttcggtttgattttttgttggcttggttcttctctttgattgttgcttcttctttggtgacatccctcttgtccccccggctgtccaaccacctcatgcgattgttgatcctcctcgttacccctctcgtcatcatcttcagtataaaatcattactctaccgtctgtctcttcttctttacagattgctgatttgttcacaaagatgcattccattaaacgttttcgttttttttagttgaaaaactctcgatgctccatgttaatgcatcgtgagtttgaggggagatgttagataatattattatatattagtagtaagggtatcttagacaattctagacaattctattcttttatatatatatatatactcattgtaaccctattaactgtggttttggttcattctatgttatgaaaccctagagcggttgtttctcttcttcctcttgctttctcttttctttgttaacaaaTATGTTGTTGTTTTAACAGTGAGGAAGAGTCACTTAATCGATGAAAAAATGATTGTTGAGTTAACATATAAGTGATAGAGAATTTACATATTTAAgcgttttaaattttgaatgaagATGTTGTCTTTAAATTTCTGACTTTTTATCTACAAGTGTAGTATTAGAGCCAATAACATTTCAATATAGGAAATGATTGTTTCTGGATTAATAGCGCAAGTGTATGCAAATGAAAAAGAATGATGAGTAATCACATTTGAAGAGAAGATTATTGATGTGTCAAGTGTGAATAAAAGTCTCACGTTTGATGAAAAATTGAATGTGAACaacatataagaaaaatgaCTCATGTACTACCATATTTTTTCCAACTTGTTTATGTGATTGTTTTTAACATGATATGATGATTCTTTGGACTACCCTCGTGACCCGACACTTATTAGGGGAGTGGGATAACTTTGCTTCTTTTGAAATAGATCAACTACAATTTCATAATATGGACCATGTGTCAAAATGGGCCAAACTCAGGGTGTCAGTCCACATTTTAAGACAACAAAGTAATGGAAGAAACTCTTCCAATCCACAAAATTTTCAGATTTTACGGAATTTTCAAATCCAGTAGTGCAAATCTCCAATTCGgtagtgaagaaaaaaattaattatgttaccAAAAGTTCtcatatatgatattttttatacattttaagaAAACATTGAGGACTGGATGAATAATCACcaaaaataattagatcaatTCAATATACTAATTCATCTTTTAATCCAATGCATCTCacaataattaattgaattagtCACAGAATTATGAATCACCATCTATCTCTTTGTTGTGTATGTGCATGTGACTATATATTAGGGTTTGGATTTTCTCCGGTAGCATTTGAAGaactaaaaatcatatttattagaGTACATAATTTAGATAGTTAataaatactatatatatttaaaacacttaaaaattatagttaataaaattaaaaattacagttaattatatttaatagatACTTCATTAGTTACAACACTTTATTATATTCAATaatcatatattaaatattaaatttaattaaaatatacctaaaatatattaataatctaaTTTGTGTGTCAATTTTTTGtattatatacaatttttatgtttataagACTCATAAATGAAACATATCAAATTTCTCTAAAATTGTAGATTGTTTTTAACACGGCCCAAATAGAGTGTagatttatttttgtgattaCGCCCATGAGTTTTATTTTGTCCAAAATATCTTGACACTTAGAATTAACACTCAAGTTTAAACTGTCTCTCCgtaataaatataagtaaaaataaattaaaaaaattaatatatttaatttaaaaatagaataaaatatattaagtttaaaaaaatttattttgcctAAATTTCATCAGGAAAGAAGTAtactttttttaactttaatttgcCCAACCgataaaatatttgtcaattaGTTTCTATCCTTATTATTAGTTTTGTCTCCCCTATCTCACCCAAACTCTTAACTCCTAAAAAAAAATCTGCATTTGTTCTTCAAGTCGTTGAACTTTAGATATCTATCTCTACTCTCAGCGAATGTGAGATTTTAttgatttgtttatatatataaaataattaaaagaattatatttgttataattaatataataataaaataaaattacattctTCTTGTATTTTCTATAAAGAGATGGTTGAACTttataatagaatttttttaaaataaaataaataaatacatatttataaaaattaaaaaattaatttaatagtgGTTGGATATTAACGTTTAACTCCCTCAATCCTGCCTTTGAGCTTGAATTTCGGGAAAAACCTAAGTAACACAACGAATTTTTTCTGTCAAAGTGAGATGTTGTGGATAATTAATCACAAGTGCGGATTGTATTGTAATGCATACTTaggttatattttttgtttcttccGTTGATTGACTTTGTTTATTGCATCACCATTTTTTTCGTGGTGTTGGGCTTCTTGTACACCTTTGCATTTAAAGACAAAGACccactttgattttttttttttttatttggtgatAATTAGATGAAAATTTGACCATATAGTACTATATTCCTACTCTGCATTTTACATAAACTAgttacacttttttttaaattaaaaaaaaattaatttatccccACTATCTTCAATTGTGTTTTTGAAAAACTTAgatagatttaaattttttagaacacAAATGTGTAccgaaaaatttaatttttagaaacaTATTTATGTGTCGGAAAACTCAAACTTTAAATTTTCCCGTGCACATAAAAAGTGTGTTCTATCTCGTGACAAGTTTTTCGGTTATTAAATTTTCCTTTTCAAAATGGtaatgtattttgaaaaacttaatttaagTTTTCGGAAACATAAATgtctttcaaaaaatttaattttgaattcttttaaataattttatttttcaaaatactcaaatttctagttttttttaaatatatttgtattctaaaaaacttaaattaaggTTCtcgatatatatttttagaatattattttttacatactaacaaacttttaaaaagttttccaattataaaaaaaaaaaattttttttttataaaaaagtaagaGTAAAATGGgctttttattaaaatgtggAGTATGGATAAAATTTTCTAATTAGATTTTAATACACATATATGTTGAGCTTTTATCGCACAAAGCCAACATGTAGCAGGCCGAGTCAACATATCCAATTAGATGAATGTGTTTTGGAAAATACTCATCCACCCTCTCGATTTTATCCATTCGCCCGTAATACACTACTGAAAGTTAAGATCcaataaatagaaaaaagttAAGAGGTGAATGAATATTTACCATTAATTTTTCTCAATGTAGAGGTCTCGCTAGTAAGAAGGTAGAAAAATGCACTCTCCATAGGCAAATAGGCTCTAGAATATTGGTGGAGAATCTAGTCTCACCTTAATTtgacttattatattttaattgatagtTTATTTTCTCATCTCCTATATTCTAAAAAATCTCCAATTAACACTTCTAGATTGGTCAATCTCAAATACATTAAAGGGCGGAACAAAAACTACCATTTtaatttcccttcaaaaagtCACTTAGGTAAGATTATTTtcgtataaaaaaaaaagtaagattataacacctttattttatttaaatttatctattaatACTATTTGATTGATAGTTTAATCCCTAATTGGCACATATATACAGAGATGTTAGGTTTTTTTAATGAATCTCAATTAATGCAAAAGATTAAATCTACACAATTACAATTTGTACAAGCAATACCTTGATTTACTAAAAACTTATCTATCAATTTTTGATAGTATATGCCATTTTTATATGGaataaaatatatcttattgtatttgtatatggattgtttttaatattatcataaaaatgataattttttatttgtataaaaattgataaatatcatCATAAACTTACACATAAGTGTaggttttaaatttaaatctagtACACACTTTTAACTTAATAATACTGACATATACCAGTTGAACTATGATtaaaaggcaaaaaaaaaaacaataatttttaatataaaaaaaaattccacaatccttgatatttttttatgtcattcCCAAGTCTCCTTTTAGATGATCAAATATCTAGCTAGttatattctttaattattattttctcatGACTCAAAATTGTCCCTCTCCCCAAATTTCCAAAACCGTTTCTGTGTATCCTATATCTTTGAAGTTACTTTTGTGAGTTTTTGTGTTGTCCCTGAGTTGGGCCAAAAGGTTCTCAAATTTAATGGGctaattaatagtttttttagttctttttctTGGGCCTAGTAGGCGGACAGTATTTAATTGTAGCTTGTAGAATAATTTACAATGTAGGCCAACTAATACTTTTTCTATTAATAGTAACTGGTAATTAATTCAGATTTTGTACTTAAATCtaatcttttaataatttttaattttcctaaataaataaaaattaatagtcATTTCCATTTAATTTCTCTCAGTTCGCTCGAGTTCTAATCATAATGAATttgattattgtatttttttcttgttattcaatatttcttaatttaagtCTCTAAAAATGAATAAAGATGTACTGTTGTTTTTTATCTTTCAACTAAATTTGATTTGACCTCAATTTACCTACAAATTGAGATACATTTGgttttttctcttaattttgGAAGGCCAAAGAAAAGTGTCAAAATAGTGTAGAATGGATAAAGTAGCGTGTGAAGACATGTAGGATACCACTACCTTAATATTTATGTGGGATTCTCATCATTTGAACAACAAAGTGAACTCGTTTATGAGCAAAAGCAACGAAACAGAGGACCCATACTTTACCATACCCCCTATCCTCTCCATTATTGTTCTCACAATTCATCAAGTTGACTCATATGGGCCAGCCACTCTTAGGAATAGGACAATCTTAAATTTAAAGGTCACTCACCTCTCACATTACCGCACTCCAATTTTTTTATTGCTTCTAGACCGATTTGATTGAATTCTCTTTGAGCTTTCAATTATGAAATTCGACATTCACAAacttattgaatatattaattcGTAGCAAGTTTTATTCAAACAAATTTTGAGGCGAAAGAGAAGCAATTATAGAATGATGATGTATGAAAAGTCATAAGAAATACCCATTCCcataggaaaagaaaaggaatcGTAAATTTAATTAGATGACCATATATAAGATCAATTAAGAatcaaaaattaattgattaaaaaaacacaaattaattctatatttttttttaagaaactactacattttaatatatgctccgtaacaaaatataaataaaagtaaatcaAAATGTATTTAGTCAAAGTTTTATATAaacaaactaaataaatatgtatacgTAGTTGACCAttagattttctttttcttttttgtattaAGACGCATTATTAGACTTCGAAACATTTGTTTATTCTGCATGATATGCCACGAACCCAGGAAgcaaataaaacacaaaaagcAAAAGACCgacatcaatattaattaatatattggaTTTGATAAATCCATACCAAGATTCGCAAATAGATCATGTTTGAGTAAGATTCAAAAGCTTCTTTgctttattttcaattatattatattacgTTTTATTTACTTTCTTGATATTGATATGATATAAAGTATGTTACTCACGTATCTTTCATAGAAGGCTTACTGTACTCATAGATCTAAAATCAACCCTAAGATGAGGAGAAATCGATTTGTATTTGATTGTGACttaatgttatatttaaaaatagttttgatataATTGAACTAGACCTGGCTATATTTAGTTCTCGTGTTTAGTctttagttttatatatatagttttgatATGACATTTACCCCATTGTCTTATGTAACGATTAAATATCGGGATAACGTAGAAATTATAATGAAAACATGAGATATAGATAAATAgttagttaataatattttttctttatcattcATTTGTAAGTTGATTTTGTTAAGAAATATTATGAGTATTCATCATAATATAATATCTCATTTgtaatagtttttaattttttatttaatcaacgAATGATATTATTTAGagatatttcattttattcatTCAATATATACtactttttatattattcttaGTTGGAAGTCAAAGATTAATATCTTAGACTATGAAAATATTTCATATCCACCcgtcaaatttatatttataagagttaaataagtttttatattttatttttaatttaaaaaaaaaatactttttaagcATTGTCCCTTAAATATTTGTCGTCAATAATTTTAGTCTCTGCtttgaaatcaatttaattatattttttgaatttttgatgatattttttatacatgtttagaacattataagaatatcttatacaaatttaacaaataatgaattaaatataatttatgtttttaacgcttaaaaatcatttttaattcatcttttgttaaaaaaaattaaatttttgtagagaacattcttataatattttaaacatacttaaaaaaattgaaaaaatcaaattacacaaaaattgactttaaaaataaatatcaaaattattgataaaaatatttaagtaattattgtttaaaaaaattaaaaataaaatatgatatatttataagataaaaaaaatctattgacCCTTACTGATAATACATCTGATTATGTGTCGACTCACACAATGTTAATTGACATAAAGTAATTTATGAAAGGTTAGTCtcattgaaaaaaattagaccaaatttacacccaaaaaaaatggaccaaattaggcaaattcattaaatttatatgaTCATACACTCAATTCAGTTTCTACTACGgtgtcaaaataaaattttaatagtataaagtcacttatatttaattatattgttaATACATTTGTGATCGTTTTAAATTAGATggttcaaaaattaaatttttaaattttactcaaacaaacaaaaaattgtcTAATCTTCATGTAGATATGTTAATTGTACGACTGCAAACTATTGTAAATACATATAacatctaattttttaattgtaaatacatatataacatctaattttttaattgttacaATTTGTAAGAAATGTCCTTATCTTAGCTTACCAGGAATAAAAAAGTGCCTAAACTGAGACTGGTCTTTAGGTAGAGCTTAACTTAAGATGAAACTAGTTGTAGCTAGGAAGTGTGTGTATAAACAGGCCACATTAATGccatataaagtaaaaattactaCTCAAATTATTTCCAATATATATTTAGACTAGCTAACCCTAGCTAGGTTCTAAATGAATTCATATCCTCTATTTATAGGCTCTGTAATTTGAAGAGATATAGATACAttgtacaaaataataaattttaaaaagaatatatttttataaacgaAATTTAGGAagggaaaataatattattttatgttaagtATACAACtctctttaaataaaattttctattgAATGAAGATTAGAAGTGACACATGCTCCAATATCTACTATTAGCTTTGTGGTAGGACTAATGAGGGTGAAACACATGGTTCTAAACGAATCTCTCAACCATCGGTTAAGCTTAaagtcaatttcaatttcaagtttttatggtatattctcttttaaattttatttttgcctcagtctttgattgaattaaaagaatatttaaaaaattaatgtatcaaatataaattttataaatcaaaatatatcaactttttaaaaatgtcTTTGTTTTCAACAACTTTATTTTGTGTCTACATCTCTTAAATAGAAGTGACATATAACACCCACTGTCTTCTATTAGCTTCCTGGTAGGACAAACAAAAAATGGTTCTAAATGAAGTTGAGGGTTCAATTTGAAGACAATATCATTGTTCAATTTCAAACTACTGTAATGTAATATActctctttaaaataaaatatgtaaaataatattttaatgtatctaatctaaattttaaattaaaatatattaactttttaaatactacttatttataattcattttaaaaggagtacttattgaaataattaaaattttctacATTTGAATTTCttaacattattattaatttcaaaatataaactttttatataaataaaactataattaaaaatagcaTAAAAATATATTCCAAGTTATATAAACAAACCAGAAATTAAAATctcaaataaatacataaatttgtccatccaaaaaaatatagacTAGTTGAATGTTTTACAAATTTTTACAAAGTCACAAAGAGAGCCTCAATTAAATATGCGTAGCTTAAATTATATATGACCaataaacaagaaaaattagttacaaaaaatcatataatttatttattttataggaaataattaaaaaattataattatatatttaactacTTAATATTACGAGTAAAAAATATCTCTTATATGACACTCATTTacctttttttagtttattgcTAAACCATCTTTCTTACATGGTTATTTGTCATACAAGAAAAATAATAGCAATAAATTTGTcaaaatgtattattttttcataattattcTTACAACTATGATACTACAAAAGAGAGACAAAAAAAAacgaattattttttatttgtcaattgtcaagtcaaaataatatattactcAACTGTAATTTAGGTGACCATTTATTttcacattaaaaaattattaaatgagtGTTCATTGGAAAACAACAATATATATTGGGTATTTCAAACGAAACACGACACAAAGTTGTTGATACGCGAGAATTTTGCCAATCAATGCAATATCAAGATacacttataaatatttctataaaaaaaataatattaataaacataaaattttaaaaataattctatactaaaaaacaatataatcTAAAAGTGaatcttataataataaattgagaGAGGGAGTATAATCAATAACAGGGTATggtaaaatgtcaataatgatgaattagtaaaaaaagaaaagtcaatgatgaaaaattataaagttaaaaaaaaattcattttcctCAACTTTTTAAGAGCAATGAGGCAGAAATTGATGACATATTTTGGTTTTGAACATACCCGAAAGAAGAAGTGTTGGGTTTACCATTATTAACCCACACAAAAGGAATAGTGAGAATCCATGATTATACATACATCTACTAAAAGTAAGTAGTCAATCGAGTTAAATAGTTTAGTGCCGACTAGATGGAAAATGATGGATGAATGGATACCATAAGTTGTGTGGAATGCACTTTTTAGCATAGGCCACATAGAAAGTGTTGGGTAGTGTCAATAGTGGAGGTCTCAAAACCATGAGGGAAGGAAAGAAATGAAAGAGCAACATAACAAAAAGGAAGAATCAAGGAGGACCCAAAATAAACACCTACCTACACTCTACCCTTTGTTATCAATGCTTAGCTGCCTTCAAAAAATCTTATTAGTTGCCTCATAGTGCTCTCATTTTTCCGGATACATCGCTCTCTGCCCCTTACTTGCGCCtgaatcatttatttaattctcttttaTTGTAAGAGAAATATAATCTTCATAATTTAAAGTTTgatgattaatatatatataaaatttcatgaaaaattatttaatatttaaatttttattttcta from Cicer arietinum cultivar CDC Frontier isolate Library 1 chromosome 3, Cicar.CDCFrontier_v2.0, whole genome shotgun sequence encodes:
- the LOC101503276 gene encoding small ribosomal subunit protein eS27y-like, whose translation is MVLQNDIDLLNPPAELEKRKHKLKRLVQSPNSFFMDVKCQGCFNITTVFSHSQTVVVCGNCQTVLCQPNGGRARLTEGCSFRKKGD